One genomic window of Campylobacter fetus subsp. fetus includes the following:
- a CDS encoding DNA-processing protein DprA — MDFITDILSLKKLKKPVNKLYYKGNLELLNFPKVAIVGSRKCTSYTKNIVLSLASTLKNYGICVVSGAAIGTDIHAHEGAFPNTIAVFGNGLNNIYPAQNSKMIEKIYKDALALSEYEPNTFATPWSFLERNRIVVSLSDAVIIAEADIKSGSMSSARLALDMGIPLFVLPQRFNESNGTNDLLSKNRANLIADFDEFASKFGSLNSDLSKDDVLEFIKINQNFDECYARFGDALYEYELEGKISIDGVYIRILS, encoded by the coding sequence ATGGACTTTATAACTGATATTTTAAGCTTAAAAAAGCTAAAAAAACCTGTAAATAAACTATATTATAAAGGAAATTTAGAACTCTTAAATTTCCCCAAAGTAGCGATAGTCGGCTCGAGAAAATGTACTTCTTATACAAAAAATATTGTTTTGAGTTTAGCCTCTACTCTTAAAAATTACGGTATTTGCGTAGTTAGCGGAGCGGCTATAGGTACCGATATACATGCTCACGAAGGCGCTTTTCCAAATACCATCGCAGTCTTTGGAAATGGACTTAATAATATATATCCGGCTCAAAACTCAAAAATGATAGAAAAAATTTATAAAGACGCATTGGCTCTTAGCGAGTATGAACCTAATACTTTTGCGACTCCTTGGAGTTTTTTAGAAAGAAACAGAATAGTCGTATCCCTAAGCGACGCCGTGATCATAGCAGAAGCGGATATTAAAAGCGGATCAATGTCTAGCGCAAGACTCGCTTTGGATATGGGAATTCCTCTTTTTGTATTGCCTCAAAGGTTTAATGAGAGCAATGGAACAAATGATCTGCTTAGTAAAAATAGGGCGAATTTAATAGCCGATTTTGATGAGTTTGCTTCTAAATTCGGAAGTTTAAACAGTGATTTGAGTAAAGACGATGTTTTGGAATTTATAAAAATAAATCAAAACTTTGATGAGTGTTACGCGAGATTTGGAGACGCTTTGTATGAATACGAGCTGGAGGGTAAAATTTCTATAGACGGAGTATATATAAGGATTTTATCTTGA
- a CDS encoding divergent polysaccharide deacetylase family protein translates to MAKRSRKKAPKTKKGAFLVYIGIAVCLLAIFGVIYAVSGSKKDPNLDSQKTIKKIERYLDTQKNEISKDKNISFNRPNLKKDKNISELFETLKFKVDSNISDSDKNITVALPKEQIVSPLKPNLKKEISMFVDQNITSKLDENSSNSSLKYEQKNIEKIVKKQDIHKFEKPKLVIIIDDLSTMAQARDIKSLGLKITPSIFPPTDFYPDSVKISKQFEFYMVHLPLEAIFFKKNEQNTLNVGDTKDKIENRISTIKKQFGNVSYINNHTGSKFTSDYSSMKMLLKSMKNHNILFVDSLTSKGSKAKQVTKEMGLKYVFRDVFIDNDQSSVAIFKQLEIAIKKAKKNGFAIAIGHPYKVTFETIKVAKKTILKDVEVVYLKDIYGLYN, encoded by the coding sequence TTGGCAAAGAGGTCGAGAAAAAAAGCCCCTAAAACTAAAAAAGGGGCTTTTTTAGTTTATATCGGTATAGCTGTTTGTTTGCTTGCGATTTTTGGCGTAATTTATGCTGTTTCAGGCTCTAAAAAAGATCCAAATTTAGATAGTCAAAAGACGATAAAAAAGATAGAGCGTTACTTAGATACGCAAAAAAATGAAATTTCTAAAGATAAAAATATATCGTTCAACAGACCAAATTTAAAAAAAGATAAAAATATTTCCGAGCTTTTTGAAACTTTGAAATTTAAAGTAGATAGCAATATCTCAGATTCCGATAAAAATATAACTGTTGCATTGCCAAAAGAACAGATCGTTTCGCCTTTAAAGCCGAATTTGAAAAAAGAAATATCTATGTTCGTTGATCAAAATATTACTTCAAAACTGGATGAAAATAGTTCAAATTCGAGTTTAAAATATGAACAAAAAAATATCGAAAAAATAGTGAAAAAACAAGATATTCATAAATTTGAAAAGCCAAAGCTCGTTATCATAATCGATGATCTTTCCACAATGGCTCAAGCAAGAGATATAAAGTCTTTAGGGCTTAAGATAACTCCGTCTATTTTTCCGCCGACAGATTTTTATCCAGATAGCGTAAAGATCTCAAAACAGTTTGAGTTTTATATGGTTCATTTGCCTTTAGAAGCGATATTTTTCAAGAAAAATGAGCAAAATACGTTAAATGTAGGCGATACGAAAGATAAGATAGAAAATAGAATATCAACTATAAAAAAGCAGTTTGGGAATGTATCTTATATAAACAATCATACCGGAAGCAAATTTACAAGTGATTACTCGTCTATGAAAATGCTTTTAAAATCCATGAAAAATCATAATATTTTATTTGTCGATAGTCTTACTTCAAAAGGTTCTAAAGCTAAACAAGTCACTAAAGAAATGGGACTTAAATACGTTTTTAGAGATGTGTTTATAGATAATGATCAAAGTAGTGTTGCTATATTTAAACAGCTTGAAATAGCTATAAAAAAAGCAAAGAAAAATGGTTTTGCTATAGCAATAGGTCATCCTTATAAGGTAACTTTTGAAACTATTAAAGTTGCTAAAAAAACTATTTTAAAAGATGTAGAAGTAGTATATTTAAAAGATATTTATGGACTTTATAACTGA
- the ilvC gene encoding ketol-acid reductoisomerase, whose translation MAITVYYDKDCDLSLIRSKKVAMIGFGSQGHAHAENLRDSGVDVVVGLNPKGKSWAKAEAKGFKVMSVSEATKYADLIMILTPDEFQADIFKAEIEPNLSEGNAIAFGHGFNIHYGQIIPPKGIDCIMIAPKAPGHTVRNEFVNGGGIPDLIAVSQDATGKAKDLALSYASAIGGGRTGIIETTFKAETETDLFGEQAVLCGGLCALINAGFETLTEAGYEPEMAYFECLHEMKLIVDLIYQGGMADMRYSISNTAEYGDYVSGVRVVNESSKAAMKAILKEIQDGTFAKNFILERKAGYTKMNAERKISEASLLNKTGEKLRGMMPWINKGRLVNKDKN comes from the coding sequence ATGGCGATAACAGTTTATTACGACAAAGATTGCGATTTAAGCTTAATTAGATCAAAAAAAGTTGCTATGATAGGTTTTGGATCTCAAGGTCACGCCCACGCTGAAAATCTAAGAGATAGTGGTGTTGATGTCGTTGTAGGTTTAAATCCAAAAGGTAAAAGCTGGGCAAAAGCAGAAGCTAAAGGCTTTAAAGTAATGAGCGTAAGCGAGGCTACAAAATATGCCGATCTTATAATGATTTTAACTCCTGATGAGTTTCAAGCCGATATTTTTAAAGCTGAAATAGAGCCAAACTTAAGCGAGGGCAACGCCATAGCTTTCGGACACGGTTTTAATATACATTACGGTCAAATCATTCCCCCAAAAGGTATCGATTGCATAATGATAGCTCCAAAAGCTCCGGGCCATACTGTTAGAAACGAGTTTGTAAATGGTGGAGGAATTCCTGATCTTATAGCTGTTTCTCAAGATGCGACTGGCAAAGCAAAAGATCTAGCTTTAAGTTATGCAAGCGCAATAGGCGGTGGAAGAACAGGCATCATAGAAACTACGTTTAAAGCTGAAACGGAAACTGATTTGTTCGGTGAGCAAGCCGTTCTTTGCGGCGGACTTTGTGCTCTTATAAATGCTGGATTTGAAACTCTTACCGAAGCCGGATATGAGCCTGAAATGGCGTATTTTGAATGTTTGCATGAGATGAAACTTATAGTTGATTTAATCTATCAAGGCGGTATGGCCGATATGAGATACTCCATATCAAATACTGCTGAGTATGGGGATTATGTAAGTGGAGTAAGAGTAGTAAATGAAAGTAGTAAAGCTGCTATGAAGGCTATATTAAAAGAGATCCAAGACGGTACTTTTGCGAAAAACTTTATTTTAGAAAGAAAAGCTGGATATACTAAAATGAATGCTGAGAGAAAAATTAGCGAAGCAAGTCTGCTTAATAAAACAGGCGAAAAACTTCGCGGTATGATGCCTTGGATAAATAAAGGCAGATTAGTTAATAAAGACAAAAATTAA
- a CDS encoding HDOD domain-containing protein produces MNQAIYKSIKTLPPLDDTIVRIQQICNDENSDINELITVIQKDPMLTANILRSANSPLYGFSREITDINRAVTLFGMATIRGFALCGAIKKSFSIDLSPYNIKDSQFMEIATTQNALAFNWYSKIDRELLNILSPASFMMEIGKIVIAKEILENDKNAAFKDALTHISTPSELSDLEIDMVGISNEEVTVKIFEQWNLETEMIDAILYSNSPDDAPNHIRASSIALKIIKNSVNIFGILSDENIQSTLTLLDTYGLEQAKFIDAVKKVKG; encoded by the coding sequence ATGAATCAAGCAATATATAAAAGCATAAAAACTTTACCGCCACTTGATGATACGATTGTAAGAATACAACAAATCTGTAACGATGAAAATAGCGATATCAATGAGCTTATAACAGTTATACAAAAAGATCCTATGCTAACAGCAAATATATTGCGTTCTGCCAATAGCCCGCTTTATGGATTTAGCCGAGAGATAACAGATATAAATAGAGCAGTTACGCTTTTTGGTATGGCTACTATAAGAGGTTTCGCGCTTTGCGGAGCGATTAAAAAATCTTTTTCTATAGATCTATCTCCTTATAACATAAAAGATAGCCAATTTATGGAGATTGCTACAACTCAAAACGCTCTTGCATTTAACTGGTACAGCAAGATAGATAGAGAGCTTTTAAACATACTCTCTCCTGCTAGTTTTATGATGGAAATAGGAAAAATAGTTATAGCAAAAGAAATTTTGGAAAATGATAAAAATGCTGCTTTTAAAGATGCTTTAACACACATTAGCACTCCATCAGAACTATCTGATTTAGAAATAGATATGGTAGGAATTTCAAATGAGGAAGTTACGGTAAAAATATTTGAACAGTGGAATTTAGAAACAGAAATGATAGATGCTATACTATACTCAAATAGTCCAGATGATGCTCCAAATCATATAAGAGCATCATCTATAGCACTTAAAATTATAAAAAATAGCGTTAATATATTTGGCATATTAAGCGATGAGAATATACAAAGCACATTAACACTTCTTGATACTTATGGATTAGAACAAGCTAAATTTATAGATGCGGTTAAAAAAGTAAAAGGGTGA
- a CDS encoding RNB domain-containing ribonuclease, whose translation MKEFLNALVNGVDDKFIKIDEREILRVLEQIKAVKKHKNKYYLNDGYVCGKLDISSGGTGFLMPYDVRFKQDIIIENRDLNGAHFGDIVLSKLTKSKKSRLHATMIAVLAMANETSVVYTKQFGQVIMGVSIPNSLTIALKASQKSLKELPIGTVLKINNLDNDITEVLGVLSDPSVDEKISLAIYNKKNLFPKICENEAKSFGDNVDKSMYPNRVDLTNLPFCTIDPVDAKDFDDAIYYDVKNRTVYVAIADVSEYVAAYSGIDKEAKFRGFSIYFPHIAIPMLPRSLSENICSLKPNCDRLAFVFKISLDENLESIKEELFEAVIHSRKRFNYDEVDEILALNLKTDDEIQEWILPLFETAKKLKFKRLQNGFDFRSKELRMSISTNGDILKTTYEKETPSHSLIEDCMLLANKAAAKRINHGIFRNHAPADLKKINTLLDDLAALGIEITYESDLVALISKIQTQADSLNIREDVDKLIIKAQKRAEYASKPTGHFGLGFDLYSHFTSPIRRYSDLILHRLLKANLENNAKLFNYLLLDIEGVCRGLNELEREADRVAWDFMDRKFARWATNNINKVFRCYISEVGNQTIAKLDDEIKGARIYIENFTCSLLASVMVQIKEVDIPSAKIIGKVVQKLDV comes from the coding sequence GTGAAAGAGTTTTTAAACGCCCTTGTAAACGGCGTAGATGATAAATTTATAAAAATAGACGAACGAGAAATTCTGCGCGTACTAGAACAGATAAAAGCTGTTAAAAAGCATAAAAACAAATATTACTTAAACGATGGATATGTCTGCGGTAAGCTTGATATAAGTAGTGGGGGCACAGGATTTTTGATGCCATACGATGTGCGTTTTAAACAAGATATAATAATAGAAAATCGAGATTTAAACGGTGCTCATTTTGGAGATATAGTACTATCAAAATTAACAAAATCTAAAAAATCCAGACTACACGCAACCATGATAGCAGTTTTGGCTATGGCAAATGAAACAAGCGTAGTTTATACTAAGCAATTCGGTCAAGTCATAATGGGAGTAAGCATCCCAAATTCTCTTACTATAGCACTTAAAGCCAGCCAAAAATCCTTAAAAGAACTACCAATAGGAACTGTTTTAAAAATCAACAATCTAGATAATGATATAACAGAAGTTTTAGGCGTATTAAGCGATCCATCAGTAGATGAAAAAATATCATTAGCAATCTACAATAAAAAAAATCTTTTCCCCAAAATATGCGAAAACGAAGCAAAAAGTTTTGGAGATAACGTAGATAAAAGTATGTATCCAAATAGAGTAGATTTAACAAATTTACCATTTTGCACGATAGATCCGGTTGATGCAAAAGATTTTGACGATGCTATTTATTATGACGTAAAAAATCGAACCGTATATGTGGCTATAGCCGATGTTAGCGAATACGTAGCCGCTTATAGCGGTATAGATAAAGAGGCTAAATTTAGAGGATTTTCAATCTATTTTCCTCATATCGCCATTCCTATGTTGCCAAGATCACTTAGTGAAAATATCTGCTCTTTAAAACCAAATTGCGATAGGCTGGCTTTTGTATTTAAAATATCTTTAGATGAGAATTTAGAGTCTATAAAAGAGGAACTTTTTGAAGCTGTTATCCACTCTAGAAAACGGTTTAATTATGATGAAGTAGATGAAATTTTAGCTTTAAATTTAAAAACAGATGATGAGATACAAGAGTGGATTTTGCCGCTATTTGAGACTGCTAAAAAGCTGAAATTTAAAAGATTACAAAACGGATTTGATTTTAGAAGCAAAGAGCTTAGAATGAGTATTTCTACAAATGGAGATATCTTAAAAACAACGTATGAAAAAGAGACTCCTTCTCACTCTCTTATAGAAGATTGTATGCTTTTAGCAAATAAAGCCGCTGCAAAAAGAATAAATCACGGTATATTTAGAAACCACGCTCCAGCCGATCTTAAAAAAATAAACACGCTTTTAGATGATCTAGCAGCTCTTGGCATAGAAATTACTTATGAAAGTGATTTAGTAGCGCTAATATCTAAAATCCAAACTCAAGCAGATAGTTTAAATATCAGAGAAGATGTTGATAAACTCATCATAAAAGCACAAAAAAGAGCAGAATATGCAAGTAAGCCTACCGGACATTTTGGTTTAGGATTTGATCTGTATTCTCATTTTACAAGTCCGATTAGACGTTATTCTGATCTTATTTTACATAGACTTTTAAAAGCAAATTTAGAGAATAATGCGAAACTTTTTAACTATCTCCTTTTGGATATAGAAGGAGTTTGCAGGGGATTAAACGAACTTGAACGTGAAGCCGATAGAGTAGCGTGGGATTTTATGGATAGAAAATTTGCAAGATGGGCTACAAATAATATCAATAAAGTATTTCGCTGCTACATAAGCGAAGTCGGCAATCAAACAATAGCTAAATTAGACGATGAAATAAAAGGAGCTAGAATATACATAGAAAACTTTACTTGTTCACTTCTTGCTTCTGTTATGGTGCAGATAAAAGAAGTAGATATACCAAGTGCAAAAATTATAGGAAAAGTAGTACAAAAACTAGATGTATAA